One segment of Bacillota bacterium DNA contains the following:
- the pyrR gene encoding bifunctional pyr operon transcriptional regulator/uracil phosphoribosyltransferase PyrR: MRFREKARIMDRDGLRRVLVRIAHEIVERNQGTGDLIIVGIKNRGVPLASRIAGVIRQTEGVEVPTGSLDTTLYRDDIGPRERRVVNSLSVPMDVHDKSVVLVDDVLYTGRTIRAAMDALIDMGRPRLIQLAVVVDRGHRELPIRPDFVGKNVPTSKKEVVDVLVDEVDGEDGVVIREIQE; encoded by the coding sequence ATGAGGTTTCGAGAAAAGGCCAGGATAATGGATAGAGACGGCCTTCGACGAGTCCTCGTGCGAATCGCTCACGAGATCGTGGAACGAAACCAGGGGACCGGAGACCTCATAATAGTTGGCATTAAGAACAGGGGCGTCCCGCTGGCCTCACGAATAGCGGGAGTCATAAGGCAGACAGAGGGAGTCGAGGTCCCCACGGGGAGCCTCGACACTACTTTGTACAGGGACGATATCGGGCCCCGGGAGCGGCGGGTGGTGAATAGCCTGAGCGTGCCCATGGATGTGCACGACAAGAGTGTTGTCCTGGTAGATGACGTGCTCTACACGGGCCGCACCATCAGGGCGGCCATGGATGCCCTCATTGACATGGGCCGGCCTCGCCTGATCCAGCTGGCGGTGGTAGTGGACAGGGGGCATAGGGAACTGCCCATAAGGCCGGACTTCGTAGGAAAGAACGTTCCCACATCCAAGAAAGAGGTAGTCGATGTGCTTGTTGATGAGGTGGACGGCGAAGACGGCGTGGTAATAAGGGAGATCCAGGAGTAG
- a CDS encoding dihydroorotate dehydrogenase electron transfer subunit, which yields MTVKWRPFKAKVVRNTEVAPGRYLLSARAQEMAHAVPGQFVHVLAGPTLDPCLRRPLSVAMVDGDIFTLLFGTKGAGTHLLAQVKHGKALGVMGPLGKGFPLVEEDALLVAGGVGIAPLLFLADRLGHAGVRVRVVVGARTASELAGLELLEGCAQVMTATDDGSCGLRGTAVDLAVPEMKQKPPQAVYACGPEPMMRGVSQAARALGLPCWVSLEARMGCGVGACLGCVVDSRDGYLRVCADGPVFNAEGVFCVG from the coding sequence GTGACGGTCAAGTGGCGTCCTTTCAAGGCCAAGGTTGTAAGGAACACTGAAGTGGCCCCCGGACGGTACCTCCTGTCGGCCCGGGCCCAGGAGATGGCCCACGCTGTGCCTGGCCAGTTCGTCCACGTCCTTGCTGGCCCCACCCTGGACCCTTGCCTCAGGAGGCCGCTCAGCGTTGCCATGGTGGACGGGGACATCTTCACGCTCCTGTTCGGTACCAAGGGCGCGGGCACCCATCTACTGGCCCAAGTGAAGCACGGGAAAGCCCTGGGGGTCATGGGACCACTGGGTAAGGGCTTCCCCCTAGTTGAGGAGGACGCCCTCCTGGTGGCCGGAGGGGTTGGGATAGCCCCCCTGCTATTCCTGGCTGACAGGCTGGGTCATGCAGGGGTGAGGGTCAGGGTGGTGGTGGGCGCCAGGACAGCCTCGGAGCTGGCTGGCCTCGAATTGCTGGAGGGCTGTGCGCAGGTGATGACAGCTACGGATGACGGCAGCTGCGGTCTTAGGGGTACAGCAGTGGACCTGGCGGTCCCGGAGATGAAGCAAAAGCCGCCCCAAGCCGTGTACGCGTGTGGTCCAGAGCCCATGATGAGGGGTGTGAGCCAGGCAGCCCGGGCCCTTGGGCTGCCGTGCTGGGTGTCTCTGGAGGCCCGGATGGGTTGTGGTGTGGGAGCCTGCCTGGGATGTGTTGTGGACAGCCGGGATGGGTACCTCAGGGTGTGCGCGGATGGCCCGGTGTTCAACGCCGAGGGGGTGTTCTGTGTTGGATAG